The nucleotide sequence ATGCTGCGTCAGCTACCGGCCGGACGGGCCAGCGCCGCGCAGATCAGTGATCATCTGCAGATTGCCAGTTGGGCCGGCCTGGATACCGAAGTGGTCAAGGTCTACGAGACCCAGGGGCACCATCATGACCTGCCGGTCCAGGCACTGAGCGCAACGGCCCGCGCCTATCGCAACCTCAAGCGCTGGGATTCGGCTGCCGAGTTGTACCGCCAGGCGCTGCTGATCGATCCTCAGAACCCCGACCTGCAACTCGGCCTGGCCTTGACCCAGGCCGATGCCGGCAAGCCTGATGAAGCCGTCAATCGGGCCAGGGCCATGGTCGCCGAGAAGCCTGAAGACCCGACGCGTCGAATGGCCTTGGGTTATGCCCTGACCCGCGCCGGCAATCCTCACGAGGCACTGTTCGAGTACGACCAGGCCTTCTCGCGTGCGGGCAACTGGCCCGAAATCGCCGGGGAATACATCAATGCCTTGCAGCGTGCACGCCTGCCGGAGCCGGCATTGCGTCTGGCTCGTCTCCAGCCGGGGCTGATCGACCGTGGCGTGCAGCGTCGACTGGAAGGCGACGTGGCAGCCGAACGGGTTCGCCTGGCGGACATGGCCAGTCGCAGCGAAAAGGAGCGCTTCGTCATCGCTGACCGTGCCCTGGCCGATTACGATAAGTTGCTCGCCACCTGGACCCCGGTGGCCGAGGCCCATGATGACGTACTCCGCTGGCGAATCGACCGCATGGGCGCGCTCAATGCCCGGGCCCGTCGGGCGGAAGTGATTGCCGAGTACCAGAAGTTGATCGCCGAAGGCGTGAGTATTCCCACTTATGCCCTGCGCTGGGTGGCGTCCTCCTACCTGGAGCAGCGTGAGCCGGAGATCGCTGTCGACCTGTACCGACGAGTGCTGACGGCGCCGGACGCCGATGCGGCGGATCGCTTCGAAGACAGTACCGCGCTTTATTACGCACTGCTGGAAAGCGAAAAGTCTGAAGAGGCCCGTGCCTTGGCCGAGGACCTGGCGAAGTCCCAGCGTCCACGGGTCGAGCTCAAGGGGCTGCCAATCGGTAATCCCAACGACGAATGGATGGATGCCCAGCAACTCGCCGCCCAATCCGGGACGTATGGTGCTGATCTGCCGTCCGCCGAGGCACGCCTGGAAACCCTGGTCAATCAAGGACCGGGCAATATCGGCCTGCGGCTGGCCCAGGCTGATCTGTATCAGGCGCGGGATTGGCCGCGACGTTCGGAAAGTCTGCTCAAGGAAGTCGAGGCGACCACCCCGCGCAACCGTGACCTGGAAATCGCCCAGGCCCGCGCCGCCATGGATTTGCAGGAATGGCGGCAGCTGGATGCGCTGACGGATGACGTGGTTGCTCGCTATCCGGAAAACGCCCATGTCAAACGCTTGCAACGCCAGCGCGACGTGCACGACATGGCTGAACTGCGCATCGAGGCCTACACCGGAAAAAGTTATGGCGGCGGCAACGGTGACGCCGGCGCGGTCACCGGCAGCCGGGACTTCGGTATCGAAACATTGCTCTACAGCCCACCCATCGACGAGGACTGGCGGCTGTTCGGCGGCGTCGGTTACGCCACTGGCGATTTCGAGGAAGGCACCGGCCATCACCGCTGGCAGCGCCTGGGTGTCGAGCGCCGTAGCCGCGACATGACCCTGGAAGCGGAGGTCTCCAACCACGCCTATGGCTCCGGTGACAAACAGGGCGCCCGCGTGGCGGTGGCCCGGGATATCGATGATCACTGGCAGTACGGCGGCAGTCTGGATTATCTCTCGGTCAACACGCCGCTGCGTGCGCTCAACAGCGGCATTCGCGCCAACGGCGGCAGCGGCTTCATCCGCTGGCGGGCCCATGAAAGCCGTGAGTGGCGATTGACGGTCAGCCCCTCCCATTTTAGCGATGGCAACAACCGTCTCGAGACCCTGCTGACCGGCCGCGAAGGCATCTACAGCACCCCACGCCTGCAAGTGGAACTGGGCCTGGACGTGGAGGCCAGCCGCAACAGTGGTTCCAACGAAGTGCCCTACTTCAACCCCAAGTCGGACTTCAGCGTCATGCCGACCGTCACGGCCAACCACGTGCTGCATCGTCGTTACGAAACCACGTGGAGCCAGCAATTCCAGGTCGGTGCCGGCAGCTACAGCCAGCGCGACCACGGCACCGGCGCCATGGGACTGCTCGGCTACGGCCAGCGTTTCATCTGGAACGACGTGCTTGAGGCCGGCGCCACCCTGAGCTGGCTCAACCGCCCTTACGACGGCGATCGTGAAAGCGATCTGCGCCTGCTCGTCGACCTCACCTACCGCTTCTAGAAGAGTTTGAAGATGCCTGTCATTTCGCGATTCATCCTTCTGCTGGGGGTCTTGCTGATCAGCGCGTGTGCCCAGCAGGCCCCGGCGTTCACGCCGCCCTCGCAACGCCCGCTGGCGGCCAACGATGAGCCGTGGCCGAAGAATCATGTGCTCGGCATCGCCTACCACGACGTCGAGGATCTTGATCCGGACCAGGCGCTGGTGGCCGTGCGCACCGAGCGGCTGATCGAACAACTGGCGTGGCTGCGGGAAAACAACTATCAGCCGGTCACCGTGGACCAGATCATCGCCGCCCGCAATGGCGGCCCTGAACTGCCGCCGCGTGCAGTGCTGCTGAGCTTCGACGACGGCTATTCGAGTTTCTATACCCGTGTCATGCCGATCCTGCGCGCCTATAACTGGCCGGCAATCCTGGCGCCGGTAGGCAGTTGGATTGATACGCCGCTTAACCAGCCGGTGGATTTCGCCGGGGTACCGCGCAAGCGCTCCGAGTTCCTGACCTGGGAGCAGATTCGTGAAGTGTCGAAATCGGGGCTGGTGGAGATCGCTGCTCATACCGACGCCAATCACAAAGGCATTCCCGCCAACCCGCAAGGCAACCAGCAACCCGCGGCCACCACCCGGCGCTACGATCCCGTCACTGGCCGCTATGAAGCCGAGGCCGATTTCCAGGCGCGCCTGCGCAAGGACGTCGCGTCGATCTCCGAGAAAATCCGCAAGGTCACCGGCTACCGTCCGCGAATCTGGGTCTGGCCTTACGGGGAGGCCGATGGTACCGCGCTGCAGGTGATCGACAGCGAGGGTTATAAAATGGCCCTGACCCTGGAGGACGGCCTCGACAGCCTCGATAACCTGATGAGCGGGCCGCGGTTTCTGGTGGCTTCCGATCCGGATGGCGCACATTTCGCCGAGAGCATCGTTTCGGTGCAGACGCTGGACCCGATGCGCGTGGTTCATGTTGACCTGGATTATGTCTACGACCCCGACCCCGTGCAGCAGGAAGCCAATGTCGGCAAACTGATCCAGCGCATTTCCGACCTGGGCGCCAACACGGTGTTCTTGCAGGCCTTCGCCGATCCGAAGGGCGACGGCCTGGTGCATTCACTGTATTTCCCCAACCGTCACCTGCCGGTACGGGCCGATCTGTTCGACCGGGTTGCATGGCAACTGCGCACCCGGGCCAACGCCAAGGTCTATGCCTGGATGCCGGTGCTCAGTTTTGCCCTGGATGCGAAGCTGCAGCGAGTACAGCGTTGGGATCCGGAAACCGGCAGGACCGCCATCGCCCCGGACCAGTACGTGCGCTTGTCGCCGTTCGATCCGAACGTGCGCAAAGTCATCGGCGAAATCTACGAAGACCTGGCAC is from Pseudomonas sp. B21-056 and encodes:
- the pgaB gene encoding poly-beta-1,6-N-acetyl-D-glucosamine N-deacetylase PgaB: MPVISRFILLLGVLLISACAQQAPAFTPPSQRPLAANDEPWPKNHVLGIAYHDVEDLDPDQALVAVRTERLIEQLAWLRENNYQPVTVDQIIAARNGGPELPPRAVLLSFDDGYSSFYTRVMPILRAYNWPAILAPVGSWIDTPLNQPVDFAGVPRKRSEFLTWEQIREVSKSGLVEIAAHTDANHKGIPANPQGNQQPAATTRRYDPVTGRYEAEADFQARLRKDVASISEKIRKVTGYRPRIWVWPYGEADGTALQVIDSEGYKMALTLEDGLDSLDNLMSGPRFLVASDPDGAHFAESIVSVQTLDPMRVVHVDLDYVYDPDPVQQEANVGKLIQRISDLGANTVFLQAFADPKGDGLVHSLYFPNRHLPVRADLFDRVAWQLRTRANAKVYAWMPVLSFALDAKLQRVQRWDPETGRTAIAPDQYVRLSPFDPNVRKVIGEIYEDLARMSSLDGVLYHDDAVFSDFEDASPAALKVYAANGLPTSIAALREDPAALQRWTRFKSRYLIDFTHELTAKVRAIRGPQVLTARNIFAEPMLNPESEAWFAQNLDDFLGAYDWTAPMAMPLMEKQTRAQSGPWLERLVQTVKARPGALKRTVFELQARDWDSKPVSDIEGEQLADWMGRLKRQGVTSFGYYPDNFIEDQPAVKTVRPALSNKWNP
- the pgaA gene encoding poly-beta-1,6 N-acetyl-D-glucosamine export porin PgaA — its product is MPRIVGPLIQCGLRPLFGAVLCSQLCWPAFAFADTAYDQSVLDARAGHYMPALTMLRQLPAGRASAAQISDHLQIASWAGLDTEVVKVYETQGHHHDLPVQALSATARAYRNLKRWDSAAELYRQALLIDPQNPDLQLGLALTQADAGKPDEAVNRARAMVAEKPEDPTRRMALGYALTRAGNPHEALFEYDQAFSRAGNWPEIAGEYINALQRARLPEPALRLARLQPGLIDRGVQRRLEGDVAAERVRLADMASRSEKERFVIADRALADYDKLLATWTPVAEAHDDVLRWRIDRMGALNARARRAEVIAEYQKLIAEGVSIPTYALRWVASSYLEQREPEIAVDLYRRVLTAPDADAADRFEDSTALYYALLESEKSEEARALAEDLAKSQRPRVELKGLPIGNPNDEWMDAQQLAAQSGTYGADLPSAEARLETLVNQGPGNIGLRLAQADLYQARDWPRRSESLLKEVEATTPRNRDLEIAQARAAMDLQEWRQLDALTDDVVARYPENAHVKRLQRQRDVHDMAELRIEAYTGKSYGGGNGDAGAVTGSRDFGIETLLYSPPIDEDWRLFGGVGYATGDFEEGTGHHRWQRLGVERRSRDMTLEAEVSNHAYGSGDKQGARVAVARDIDDHWQYGGSLDYLSVNTPLRALNSGIRANGGSGFIRWRAHESREWRLTVSPSHFSDGNNRLETLLTGREGIYSTPRLQVELGLDVEASRNSGSNEVPYFNPKSDFSVMPTVTANHVLHRRYETTWSQQFQVGAGSYSQRDHGTGAMGLLGYGQRFIWNDVLEAGATLSWLNRPYDGDRESDLRLLVDLTYRF